The following are encoded together in the Desulfococcus multivorans genome:
- a CDS encoding bifunctional cobalt-precorrin-7 (C(5))-methyltransferase/cobalt-precorrin-6B (C(15))-methyltransferase, translating to MIPVTIVGIGLSPRDLTPGHLEAIGEAEVLVGGKRHLSYFPDVRAEKLAITRNIAEIVPFIAERMAAKKVVVLASGDPLFYGIGSVITTALGAENVRVLPNITAIGAAFARIGIPWSDARLVSLHGRRNDAALLEALACHHKIGLLTDPIHTPAWLAAFMTAHGFTDFDMCVLEKLGAEDESVAWVPPVEAAGKVFRSPNVVILHRRPPDRKEASPLYPGMPEAAFIHEKGLITKPEVRAVTLSKLRLGAPGLVLWDLGAGSGSVAIEAGLFIRTGRIVAVERRAHRIAHIRANQERYGIERLEIVQATLPDGLDDLPAPDRIFIGGGGKDLGRIMETAGARLRPGGVMVVNTVLIQNIDVALTGFRRLGLATDIVQIQVSAAKKMPWGDRLSPQNPVWIITGAASESPPKAAAASCRGSARDA from the coding sequence ATGATCCCCGTCACGATCGTCGGCATCGGCCTCTCTCCCAGAGACCTCACCCCGGGCCATCTCGAGGCGATCGGGGAGGCCGAGGTTCTCGTCGGCGGAAAACGACACCTGAGCTATTTCCCGGATGTCCGTGCCGAAAAATTGGCGATCACCCGGAACATCGCCGAGATCGTCCCGTTCATCGCGGAACGGATGGCCGCTAAAAAGGTAGTTGTCCTGGCATCCGGGGACCCCTTGTTTTACGGCATCGGATCGGTCATCACGACCGCTCTCGGGGCGGAGAACGTACGGGTTCTGCCCAACATCACCGCCATCGGCGCCGCTTTTGCCAGGATCGGCATCCCCTGGAGCGACGCCCGCCTCGTCAGCCTCCACGGCCGCCGGAACGATGCGGCGCTCCTGGAGGCCCTCGCCTGTCATCACAAAATCGGTCTTTTGACCGACCCCATCCATACCCCCGCATGGCTGGCGGCCTTCATGACGGCGCATGGTTTCACGGACTTCGACATGTGTGTCCTCGAAAAACTCGGCGCCGAAGACGAATCTGTTGCGTGGGTACCGCCGGTCGAGGCCGCCGGAAAGGTTTTCCGGTCGCCGAACGTTGTCATCCTGCATCGGAGACCGCCCGACAGAAAGGAGGCGTCGCCGCTCTATCCCGGGATGCCCGAGGCCGCCTTCATCCACGAAAAGGGACTGATCACCAAACCCGAGGTCCGCGCCGTCACCCTGTCCAAACTCCGCCTTGGGGCGCCCGGTCTCGTTCTTTGGGATCTGGGTGCCGGCAGCGGCTCCGTAGCTATCGAGGCGGGTCTTTTCATCCGGACCGGCCGGATCGTTGCGGTGGAGCGGCGGGCCCATCGCATCGCCCATATCCGGGCCAATCAAGAACGGTACGGAATCGAGCGGCTTGAAATCGTCCAGGCGACCCTGCCCGACGGCCTCGACGATCTGCCCGCCCCCGACCGGATCTTTATCGGCGGAGGCGGAAAAGACCTGGGGCGGATCATGGAAACCGCCGGGGCGCGTCTCAGGCCCGGGGGCGTCATGGTGGTAAACACCGTTTTGATTCAGAACATCGACGTCGCCCTGACCGGCTTCCGGAGGCTGGGGTTGGCGACCGACATCGTCCAGATTCAGGTGAGCGCCGCCAAAAAGATGCCCTGGGGCGATCGCCTCTCTCCACAGAATCCGGTGTGGATTATCACCGGCGCTGCGTCGGAAAGCCCTCCGAAGGCCGCCGCGGCATCCTGCCGAGGTTCCGCCCGTGACGCTTGA
- a CDS encoding sensor histidine kinase, with translation MESKTASECPPAPSPSTHPQPESVRRLSRPLWLLSIIALSIFLVEAFNMILLNLLPPLPLTIEVMGDALLLIVLVFPTLYRFSYKPLLQHIERRKQAETELKKSEQRLRRLSNQLLTAQEIERREIAAGLHDEMGPKISALKFRVEAALQAMNGKDELDMERQCRLIVKTFQELHEEIRVISKNLSPLMIDELGLRPALDGLCDSIRSAFPEISIETEWAVTENDLPQPLKIVIYRVVQEALANMTRHSRATRGRVSLRKQKGRLFLEIRDNGIGFNVDDKLHPQSADSGIGLPAMCERVTHAAGAVTIDSSPDNGTTIIAVWDIDRTPPDRAETAE, from the coding sequence ATGGAAAGCAAGACCGCTTCCGAGTGCCCCCCCGCCCCGTCCCCGTCAACCCACCCGCAACCCGAATCGGTTCGCCGACTGAGCCGCCCCCTCTGGCTGCTTTCCATTATCGCCCTGTCGATTTTCCTGGTCGAAGCCTTCAATATGATCCTCCTGAACCTCCTCCCGCCGCTGCCCCTGACGATCGAAGTCATGGGGGACGCGCTGTTGCTGATCGTGCTCGTCTTCCCCACCCTGTATCGATTTTCCTACAAACCGCTGCTGCAACACATTGAACGGCGAAAACAGGCGGAAACCGAGCTCAAGAAATCGGAACAGCGGCTGAGGCGCCTTTCCAACCAATTATTGACCGCACAGGAAATCGAACGCCGCGAGATCGCCGCCGGTCTTCACGATGAAATGGGGCCCAAGATCAGCGCCCTTAAATTCAGGGTTGAAGCGGCCCTGCAGGCCATGAACGGGAAGGATGAACTGGACATGGAGCGTCAATGCCGCCTGATCGTCAAGACGTTTCAGGAACTGCACGAGGAGATCCGGGTCATCTCGAAAAACCTGAGTCCGCTCATGATCGACGAACTGGGGTTGCGTCCCGCTTTGGATGGGCTCTGCGACAGCATCAGAAGCGCTTTTCCGGAAATTTCCATTGAAACCGAATGGGCCGTGACTGAAAACGATCTGCCGCAACCCCTCAAGATCGTGATTTATCGCGTGGTTCAGGAGGCACTGGCCAATATGACCCGTCACAGCCGCGCAACCCGAGGCCGAGTCTCCCTTCGCAAACAAAAGGGCCGGCTGTTTCTTGAAATCAGGGACAACGGGATCGGGTTCAATGTCGACGACAAGCTCCATCCCCAATCCGCCGACAGCGGCATCGGCCTTCCGGCTATGTGCGAACGGGTCACCCACGCCGCCGGTGCCGTCACCATCGATTCCAGCCCGGACAACGGCACGACGATCATCGCCGTTTGGGACATCGACCGGACGCCCCCCGACAGGGCCGAAACGGCGGAATGA
- a CDS encoding ABC transporter permease, with amino-acid sequence MKRWIAFWNILLKDMRTYYLKPPNVSWGLVFPLAWTAMFFIRSGTGTESIPTLLPGVTAVSILFGTTSMLAVTVTFEKKTRSFERLLLAPIPLHLLMLAKTSGAIFFGVANAFVPIVMAVFLTDLSQVAWSVFFPAVFLIAVASAFLGLFIAVAVSEVFEAQTFSNFFRFPMIFLCGLFFPIDRLPVFLKPLSYALPLTYGADLLHGAVHGGHIMPFSLDLSVLGVFCVVLFTASLYNINRKWIA; translated from the coding sequence ATGAAACGATGGATCGCTTTCTGGAACATTCTGCTCAAGGACATGCGCACCTACTACCTGAAGCCACCCAATGTCAGCTGGGGACTCGTCTTCCCCCTGGCATGGACGGCGATGTTTTTCATCAGATCCGGCACCGGCACCGAAAGCATCCCAACGCTGCTCCCCGGCGTGACGGCAGTCTCCATCCTCTTCGGCACCACGTCGATGCTGGCTGTGACCGTGACCTTCGAGAAAAAGACCCGTTCCTTCGAGCGGCTGCTCCTCGCGCCCATTCCATTGCATCTGTTGATGCTGGCCAAAACCAGCGGCGCCATTTTTTTCGGTGTGGCCAACGCCTTCGTGCCGATCGTCATGGCGGTTTTCCTCACCGATCTCTCGCAGGTGGCCTGGAGCGTTTTCTTTCCGGCGGTTTTCCTGATCGCCGTGGCCTCCGCCTTTCTGGGCCTTTTCATCGCCGTGGCGGTGAGCGAGGTGTTCGAAGCCCAGACCTTCTCCAATTTTTTCCGCTTCCCCATGATATTCCTCTGCGGGCTCTTTTTTCCCATTGACAGACTGCCTGTATTTCTCAAACCGCTTTCGTATGCACTGCCCCTGACCTATGGGGCCGACCTGCTCCATGGGGCCGTCCACGGCGGGCATATCATGCCCTTTTCCCTTGACCTGTCCGTTCTCGGGGTTTTCTGTGTTGTATTGTTCACAGCAAGCCTCTACAACATCAATCGCAAATGGATCGCCTGA
- a CDS encoding flavin reductase family protein, with product MKTEWQQALGKMVYGIYVLTTGNGTAINGMVASWVSQVSHDPPLIMAAVHPNRYCHALIRQSGAFVLHVIAKDRKDFLSRFKGPNPTAKFSGLEWRKGKTGCPVLPDCIAYLECAVKESLQPGNHTLFIGEVVAGRLTADADALDTGDYDGVYTGKA from the coding sequence ATGAAAACGGAATGGCAGCAGGCTTTGGGGAAGATGGTTTACGGCATCTATGTCCTGACTACGGGAAACGGAACTGCGATCAACGGCATGGTGGCCTCCTGGGTATCCCAGGTCTCCCACGACCCGCCGCTCATCATGGCTGCCGTGCATCCCAACCGGTATTGCCACGCCTTGATCCGACAAAGCGGCGCCTTTGTCCTCCACGTGATTGCAAAAGACCGGAAAGACTTCCTTTCGCGCTTCAAGGGGCCGAACCCGACGGCGAAATTTTCGGGACTCGAGTGGCGAAAGGGCAAAACCGGCTGCCCGGTCCTCCCGGACTGCATCGCCTACCTGGAATGCGCGGTCAAGGAGAGCCTGCAGCCGGGCAATCACACCCTCTTTATCGGCGAGGTGGTCGCCGGCCGTCTGACGGCCGACGCGGATGCTTTGGATACCGGCGACTACGACGGCGTTTATACCGGAAAAGCCTGA
- a CDS encoding cobyrinate a,c-diamide synthase, which yields MHRNDAYPETKFRRTWFLAFKEVAIKGVVIAGTRSGSGKTTITMGFMAAFRRRGLTVAPFKVGPDFIDPGHHTRVTGAISRNLDGWMLSRVYNTAAFARAADGADIAVIEGVMGLYDGYDGRSEAGSTAQMAKWTGVPVILIVDAKSMARSAAALVHGFESFDPELDFAGVVFNNIGSPRHLAYLREALDGRVKMPCLGGIPRDDAVAIPERHLGLVTREEHGTSSETVRRLADLIEGHIDLDALWRRLPDLPGIAVTRPTPISGPTADMPIVRIGVAVDKAFCFYYQDNLDLLAARGAEIVSFSPISDPALPDALDGLYFGGGYPELFADRLAENRTLCRQVREASAAGMPIYGECGGFMYLGREIHDMEGRSHLMTGCFPFATRMYDRLRSLGYREVTLTADTVLGQAGATLRGHEFHYSDLEPSPEGDGVQTVYGLSDRLGRPRSGEGFQIQRTLGSYVHLHFGSRPEAAGSFVDACRIYRHERNRSTR from the coding sequence GTGCACCGAAACGACGCTTATCCGGAAACCAAGTTTCGCAGAACTTGGTTTCTTGCTTTTAAGGAGGTCGCCATAAAAGGGGTCGTCATTGCCGGAACCAGAAGCGGCAGCGGCAAAACAACCATCACGATGGGCTTCATGGCGGCCTTCCGCAGACGGGGTCTCACGGTGGCGCCGTTCAAGGTCGGGCCGGATTTCATCGATCCCGGCCACCACACCCGCGTCACCGGCGCGATCAGCCGGAACCTGGATGGATGGATGCTCTCCCGGGTTTACAACACGGCGGCATTCGCCAGGGCCGCGGACGGGGCAGACATTGCCGTCATCGAGGGGGTCATGGGGCTCTATGACGGATATGACGGGCGCAGCGAAGCCGGCTCCACGGCCCAGATGGCCAAATGGACGGGCGTCCCCGTCATTCTGATCGTCGACGCCAAAAGCATGGCCCGAAGCGCCGCCGCCCTGGTCCACGGCTTCGAAAGCTTCGATCCGGAGCTCGACTTCGCCGGGGTCGTCTTCAACAACATCGGCAGCCCGAGACATCTCGCCTATCTTCGGGAGGCTCTGGATGGACGGGTGAAAATGCCCTGCCTGGGCGGCATCCCCCGGGACGACGCCGTCGCCATCCCCGAACGTCATCTGGGCCTCGTCACCCGGGAGGAGCACGGGACATCCTCCGAAACCGTGCGTCGACTGGCCGACCTGATCGAAGGCCACATCGATCTGGATGCCCTTTGGCGGCGCCTGCCGGATCTCCCCGGGATCGCTGTGACACGCCCCACCCCCATTTCCGGCCCCACCGCCGACATGCCGATCGTCCGGATCGGCGTGGCTGTCGACAAGGCCTTCTGCTTTTACTATCAGGACAACCTCGATCTCCTTGCAGCCCGGGGCGCCGAAATTGTGTCGTTTTCACCGATATCGGATCCGGCCCTTCCCGACGCGCTGGACGGCCTCTATTTCGGCGGGGGTTATCCCGAGCTTTTCGCCGATCGGCTGGCTGAAAACAGGACGCTCTGCCGGCAGGTTCGGGAAGCGAGTGCGGCGGGCATGCCCATTTACGGCGAATGCGGCGGATTCATGTACCTCGGCCGGGAAATCCATGATATGGAGGGTCGGAGCCATCTCATGACCGGGTGTTTTCCCTTCGCCACGCGGATGTACGACCGCCTTCGTTCCCTTGGCTACCGTGAGGTCACCCTCACCGCCGACACGGTTCTGGGGCAGGCCGGAGCCACCCTCCGGGGACACGAATTCCACTATTCCGACCTTGAACCTTCTCCCGAAGGAGATGGGGTTCAAACGGTCTACGGCCTGTCGGACCGCTTGGGTCGGCCGCGAAGCGGAGAAGGGTTTCAGATCCAACGCACCCTGGGAAGCTATGTCCACCTCCATTTCGGCAGCCGCCCCGAGGCTGCCGGCTCGTTTGTCGACGCCTGTCGGATCTACCGTCATGAAAGGAACCGCTCAACAAGATGA
- a CDS encoding precorrin-8X methylmutase, giving the protein MNPQEIESLSFQIIDREAGPHGFDAAEWEIVRRMIHTSADFDYMKTVRFHPLAIARGLAAIRAGNPVITDTEMARSGIRKASVEAFGGSVTCLIGQADVRMYAEKAGITRAKAAVDMALPLMTDGIYVIGNAPTALLRLMEQIRAGQARPALVIGLPVGFVNASESKSELAQMDVPHITNLGRKGGSNVAAAVVNALLIMAGRTS; this is encoded by the coding sequence ATGAACCCCCAAGAAATTGAATCCTTAAGCTTTCAGATTATCGACCGGGAAGCCGGTCCCCACGGTTTCGACGCCGCCGAATGGGAAATCGTCCGACGCATGATTCACACATCGGCGGATTTCGACTATATGAAGACCGTCCGCTTCCACCCGCTCGCCATTGCCCGAGGCCTCGCAGCGATCCGGGCCGGCAATCCCGTCATCACCGACACGGAAATGGCGCGATCGGGGATCCGCAAAGCATCGGTCGAGGCTTTCGGCGGCAGCGTCACCTGTCTCATCGGTCAGGCCGACGTGCGGATGTACGCCGAAAAGGCCGGCATCACCCGCGCCAAGGCCGCCGTCGACATGGCCCTACCCCTGATGACGGACGGGATTTACGTGATCGGCAACGCCCCCACGGCCCTGCTCCGTCTCATGGAGCAGATCCGGGCCGGCCAGGCCCGTCCGGCTCTGGTCATCGGACTGCCCGTCGGCTTTGTCAACGCTTCGGAATCCAAATCCGAACTGGCCCAAATGGACGTACCCCACATCACCAACCTCGGTCGCAAGGGGGGGTCCAACGTGGCGGCCGCCGTCGTCAACGCCCTGTTGATCATGGCCGGCCGGACCTCATGA
- the cbiD gene encoding cobalt-precorrin-5B (C(1))-methyltransferase CbiD, with translation MSDKREPTLRCGFTTGAAAAAAVRGALLHLIEGRFPATVILPLPTGEALTIPIHACSFTADGGAECLVVKDGGDDPDVTHNAVIGARVRLGAPPRECREAAVGNGANPGVVLPDFDGGRIRLFGGTGVGRVTKPGLEVAPGEPAINPEPRRMIRQAVLDVLADRRDIGTVCVEIFVPEGEAMAIKTLNARLGILGGISILGTTGIVRPMSHDAYIATIRASLSVAEAAGLDTVVMTTGRRSERFAQALWQDLPEEAFVQIGDFFETSLTAAATGFREVRIAVFFGKAVKMAQGIPHTHAAKSAMTLQRLSEWALAVSGDADFAERVAHANTARHAFEFIRAEHPALISRVGRAMIAAARRFSGEGFRIRGVVFDFEGNRIFDENGGAVS, from the coding sequence ATGAGTGATAAGCGCGAACCGACACTTCGGTGCGGTTTCACTACGGGCGCTGCCGCTGCCGCAGCCGTCCGGGGGGCGCTGTTGCACCTGATTGAAGGACGTTTTCCGGCGACGGTGATCCTCCCCCTTCCGACCGGTGAGGCCCTTACCATTCCCATCCACGCCTGTTCTTTCACCGCCGACGGCGGAGCGGAATGTCTGGTCGTCAAGGACGGCGGAGACGACCCCGACGTCACCCACAACGCCGTCATCGGCGCAAGGGTTCGTCTGGGGGCGCCACCCCGGGAATGCCGGGAGGCAGCTGTCGGCAACGGCGCGAATCCAGGGGTTGTCCTGCCGGATTTCGACGGGGGGCGAATCCGCCTCTTCGGCGGCACGGGCGTCGGGCGGGTCACCAAGCCCGGTCTTGAGGTGGCGCCGGGCGAACCGGCCATCAATCCGGAACCCCGCCGGATGATCCGACAGGCTGTGCTGGATGTCCTTGCGGACCGCCGCGATATCGGCACGGTCTGTGTCGAAATCTTCGTCCCCGAAGGCGAGGCCATGGCGATAAAAACGCTGAACGCCCGCCTCGGCATCCTGGGGGGTATTTCCATTCTGGGCACGACGGGCATCGTCCGCCCCATGTCCCACGACGCCTATATCGCCACTATCCGCGCATCCCTGTCAGTGGCCGAGGCGGCAGGGCTCGACACCGTCGTCATGACCACGGGCCGCCGCAGCGAACGGTTCGCCCAAGCCCTCTGGCAGGACCTTCCCGAGGAAGCCTTCGTGCAGATTGGGGATTTTTTCGAGACATCCCTCACGGCCGCCGCCACGGGTTTCCGCGAGGTCCGGATCGCCGTCTTTTTCGGCAAGGCCGTCAAGATGGCCCAGGGGATCCCCCACACCCACGCCGCCAAATCGGCCATGACGCTTCAACGTCTCTCGGAATGGGCGCTGGCGGTCAGCGGAGATGCGGACTTCGCCGAAAGAGTGGCCCACGCCAACACGGCCCGCCACGCCTTCGAGTTCATCCGTGCCGAGCACCCGGCCCTTATCTCCCGGGTGGGCCGCGCCATGATCGCGGCCGCTCGGCGGTTTTCCGGCGAAGGTTTCCGGATCCGCGGCGTGGTCTTCGATTTCGAAGGCAATCGTATTTTCGACGAAAACGGCGGTGCCGTATCATGA
- a CDS encoding chloride channel protein: MKRERLSTITLMLFSMVIGVLSAVGAVCFRALIELFGNLFWAPGVTFTHQVVASPWWFRVVFPPSVGLMAGLLIVYVIPEARGPGVPEVILSVTNHQSRIRHRVTFFKTLVTSMLIGGGASVGREGPIIQIGASIGSSMAQVFRLDPAIRRVCLASGVAAGIAATFNAPITGTLFAVEIILLDLELSHISNIVIASVVGSVVSRIFLGEFPTFVAVDFVLYHFWELGVYLALGLAGGFVAILFIRTVGLSEDLFMGTRIFEWLKPAVGGLLLGVSALAFPQILGIGYDTVNAALTASLGLGAAVALLLVKMIATALCVGSGMSGGIFAPSLVLGATLGTAVGLAANQVFPGLDLNPAFYALAGMGAVVAGTTLAPITAIMTIFELTNNEAVILPLMVACISSVLVVRLLFGYSVYEMKLLRKGVNIVRGHDVGVLRHLVVKDFMDDDFETLPENASLPHIVERICESNYPHFVVLAGERLAGFLSLRDVRGVLNDFEMLREIVVAADLMQRKVITVSAADNLETAFYRFETHHVSCLPVTPPDDPDRVVGILRKDVLLNAYRERVLKDRLLSVPL; this comes from the coding sequence ATGAAGCGGGAGCGCCTGAGCACCATCACCCTCATGCTGTTTTCCATGGTCATCGGCGTCCTGTCTGCCGTCGGCGCCGTCTGTTTCCGTGCCCTCATCGAGCTGTTCGGGAACCTGTTCTGGGCGCCGGGCGTCACCTTCACCCATCAGGTAGTGGCTTCGCCCTGGTGGTTCAGGGTCGTTTTTCCCCCGTCGGTCGGTCTGATGGCGGGGCTGCTTATCGTCTACGTCATTCCCGAAGCCCGGGGTCCCGGCGTTCCCGAGGTGATTCTTTCCGTAACCAACCACCAGAGTCGAATCCGGCATCGGGTCACCTTTTTCAAGACACTGGTCACGAGCATGCTCATCGGCGGGGGCGCATCCGTGGGCCGGGAAGGCCCCATCATTCAGATCGGGGCGTCCATCGGGTCTTCCATGGCACAGGTATTCAGGCTGGACCCGGCAATCCGCCGCGTTTGCCTGGCCTCCGGGGTGGCGGCGGGCATCGCCGCGACCTTCAACGCACCCATCACCGGCACCCTTTTTGCCGTCGAGATCATTCTTCTTGACCTTGAACTGAGCCACATCAGCAACATCGTCATCGCGTCGGTGGTCGGGTCGGTGGTGTCCCGCATATTTCTGGGCGAGTTTCCAACGTTTGTTGCGGTGGACTTCGTGCTTTACCACTTCTGGGAACTCGGCGTCTATCTGGCTCTGGGTCTCGCCGGAGGCTTCGTCGCCATCCTATTTATCCGCACCGTCGGCCTGAGCGAGGATCTGTTCATGGGGACCCGGATTTTCGAATGGCTGAAGCCGGCCGTCGGCGGACTCCTTCTGGGGGTGTCGGCCCTGGCGTTTCCGCAGATTCTGGGGATCGGATACGATACGGTCAATGCCGCACTCACCGCATCCCTGGGCCTCGGTGCCGCCGTGGCCCTGCTCCTGGTCAAGATGATCGCCACCGCCCTCTGTGTGGGCTCTGGCATGAGCGGCGGCATCTTCGCCCCTTCATTGGTGCTGGGCGCGACGCTGGGCACCGCCGTCGGACTTGCCGCCAATCAGGTGTTTCCAGGACTCGATCTGAATCCCGCCTTTTATGCGCTGGCCGGGATGGGCGCGGTGGTGGCCGGAACGACCCTGGCGCCCATTACGGCCATCATGACGATTTTCGAACTGACGAATAACGAAGCGGTGATTCTCCCGCTCATGGTGGCCTGTATCAGCAGCGTTCTGGTGGTCCGGCTCCTGTTCGGGTATTCCGTTTACGAAATGAAGCTGCTCAGGAAAGGGGTGAATATCGTCCGAGGGCACGATGTCGGCGTGTTGCGGCATCTCGTCGTCAAGGATTTCATGGACGACGATTTTGAAACCTTGCCTGAAAATGCGTCGCTGCCCCACATCGTCGAACGGATCTGTGAATCGAACTATCCCCATTTTGTGGTGCTGGCCGGCGAACGGTTGGCCGGTTTCCTCTCCCTTCGGGATGTCCGGGGGGTTCTGAACGATTTCGAAATGCTCCGGGAAATCGTCGTCGCCGCGGACCTCATGCAGCGGAAGGTCATCACTGTTTCAGCCGCCGACAACCTCGAAACGGCGTTTTATCGATTTGAAACCCATCACGTCTCCTGCCTGCCCGTCACCCCGCCGGACGATCCGGATCGGGTTGTGGGGATCCTCAGGAAAGACGTGTTGTTGAATGCCTACCGTGAACGCGTCCTCAAGGACAGGCTTCTTTCCGTTCCCCTGTGA
- a CDS encoding anion transporter, translating into MHTDIAALGLFGITYAGIALGKVPGLVVDRVGIALLGAIGMVVAGVVTTREAVGAVDIPTILLLYSLMVASAQLRLGGFYSWAAAAIAGLLHRPRLFLLTGMVSSALLSALLANDIVCFAFTPVLSLALIRGGLNPVPFLIGLAVASNIGSAATIIGNPQNMLIGQVGRLDFGAFLIWCTPPVAVSLLGGYLIILGIYRERLYTTNLDTETLSKTPWPMFNSWHTAKGLIAVAVLVLMFFTAVPREVSAIAVAGVLLCSRRMKTRDILGLVDWHLITFFCALFIVIHGVSRGPYLGMMVQAFTARGWVLGDLPVLAAVSTALSNLFSNVPAVMLLLPFLDPMNPVQWYVLAVSSTFAGNLFLLGSIANLIVVEQARGFGIDITFGRHAAVGIPVTLFSLGVLLLWIAF; encoded by the coding sequence GTGCATACGGACATCGCGGCCCTCGGGCTGTTCGGCATCACTTATGCGGGGATTGCCCTGGGAAAGGTGCCGGGGCTTGTCGTCGACAGGGTCGGCATCGCACTTCTGGGTGCCATCGGCATGGTTGTGGCGGGTGTCGTCACTACCCGGGAGGCGGTGGGCGCCGTCGACATTCCGACCATTCTGCTCCTCTATTCCCTGATGGTGGCCTCCGCACAGCTCCGCCTCGGGGGGTTCTATTCCTGGGCCGCCGCGGCGATCGCCGGTCTCCTCCACCGCCCGAGGCTCTTTCTGTTGACCGGCATGGTCTCGAGCGCGCTGCTCTCGGCGCTCCTGGCCAACGACATCGTCTGTTTCGCCTTCACCCCCGTTCTTTCTCTGGCCTTGATCCGAGGCGGGCTCAACCCCGTACCGTTTCTTATCGGGCTCGCGGTCGCCAGCAATATCGGCTCGGCCGCCACCATCATCGGCAATCCCCAGAACATGCTCATCGGGCAGGTCGGCCGACTCGACTTCGGGGCGTTTCTGATCTGGTGCACGCCCCCCGTCGCCGTGTCTCTTCTGGGCGGCTACCTGATCATCCTCGGGATTTACCGGGAAAGGCTCTACACCACCAACCTCGACACCGAAACCCTGTCAAAGACACCGTGGCCGATGTTCAACTCCTGGCACACGGCCAAGGGACTCATCGCCGTCGCCGTTCTGGTGCTCATGTTCTTCACCGCCGTCCCCCGAGAGGTGTCGGCCATCGCTGTCGCGGGCGTTCTCCTCTGCAGCCGTCGAATGAAAACCCGAGACATCCTGGGATTGGTGGACTGGCATCTGATCACTTTTTTCTGCGCGCTCTTCATCGTTATCCACGGCGTTTCCCGGGGACCCTACCTGGGGATGATGGTGCAAGCTTTCACGGCAAGGGGATGGGTATTGGGCGATCTTCCCGTTTTAGCGGCCGTGTCGACGGCCTTGAGCAACCTGTTCAGCAACGTTCCGGCCGTCATGCTGCTGCTGCCTTTTCTCGATCCTATGAATCCGGTTCAGTGGTATGTCCTGGCGGTGTCGAGCACCTTCGCCGGAAACCTTTTCCTCCTGGGGAGCATTGCCAATCTCATCGTCGTCGAACAGGCCCGCGGTTTCGGCATCGACATCACCTTCGGCCGGCATGCGGCGGTGGGGATTCCGGTGACCTTGTTCTCTTTGGGTGTGTTGTTGTTGTGGATCGCCTTTTGA